One window of Candidatus Sulfotelmatobacter sp. genomic DNA carries:
- the urtD gene encoding urea ABC transporter ATP-binding protein UrtD — MSALLAVEDVVVSYEGYRALDGISLTVQAGAIQSLIGPNGAGKSTLLDAIIGRVRPSAGRITFKGEDLRALPEFEIVRHGICRKFQTPGVLDALTIEDNLVVAATRDRRSWRALRARPSAAERARVDEVLEIIGLSAKRALPAAYLAHGEKQWLEIGMVVASGAELLLLDEPAAGMTHREAEATATLIRSLAGRHALIVIDHDMDFIAQLASPVAVLHQGQLLTSGTIDTVRADPRVAAVYLGRANELHARA; from the coding sequence GTGAGCGCGCTGCTCGCCGTCGAGGACGTCGTCGTCAGCTACGAGGGCTATCGCGCGCTGGACGGGATCAGCCTGACGGTGCAGGCCGGCGCGATCCAATCGCTGATCGGTCCCAACGGCGCGGGCAAGTCGACCTTGCTCGACGCGATCATCGGCCGGGTGCGCCCGAGCGCCGGACGCATCACGTTCAAGGGCGAGGATCTGCGCGCGCTGCCCGAGTTCGAGATCGTGCGCCACGGTATCTGCCGCAAGTTCCAGACGCCGGGCGTGCTCGACGCGCTCACGATCGAGGACAATCTCGTCGTCGCGGCGACGCGCGACCGGCGCTCGTGGCGCGCCCTGCGCGCGCGACCGAGCGCGGCCGAACGCGCGCGCGTCGACGAGGTGCTCGAGATCATCGGCTTGAGCGCCAAGCGCGCGCTGCCGGCCGCGTACCTCGCGCACGGCGAGAAGCAGTGGCTGGAGATCGGAATGGTCGTCGCCTCCGGCGCGGAGCTGCTGCTGCTCGACGAGCCGGCCGCCGGCATGACGCACCGCGAAGCGGAGGCGACGGCGACGCTGATCCGCTCGCTCGCCGGGCGGCACGCGCTGATCGTGATCGACCACGACATGGACTTCATCGCGCAACTGGCCTCGCCGGTCGCGGTGCTGCACCAAGGGCAGCTGCTCACCAGCGGCACGATCGACACGGTCCGTGCCGATCCACGCGTCGCGGCCGTTTATCTCGGCCGCGCCAACGAGTTGCATGCTCGCGCT
- the urtC gene encoding urea ABC transporter permease subunit UrtC: MRGALLFVVVVAAGATAPFYLPPYELSLLGRFIAMAILALGISFVWGTGGILTLGQGVFFGLGGYAIAMHLKLAGADAGGLPDFMQWSGLTALPWWWAPFRSGTVAIAAALVLPGLAAALLAFLVFRRRISGPYFAIITQALVLATTTFIISQQPYTGGFNGLTNFSDAFGHALTDPSTQLGLYWISLTVLVLTFLAMRWLKGSQFGKLLLAMRDGENRVRFLGYDPLPFKVIAFAIAGVLAGIAGALVTLDLGVVSPAMFGVVPSIEMVIWVAVGGRDALVGAILGTLLVNFGKDWISSAFPDLWLYVVGALFVVVVTVMPQGIAGVLRDWRPRAARRRVSTAVVVEGP, translated from the coding sequence ATGCGCGGAGCGCTCCTGTTCGTAGTGGTGGTGGCGGCGGGTGCCACCGCACCGTTCTACCTGCCGCCGTACGAGCTCTCGCTGCTGGGCCGGTTCATCGCGATGGCGATCCTGGCGCTGGGCATCTCGTTCGTGTGGGGAACGGGCGGCATCCTCACGCTCGGCCAAGGCGTGTTCTTCGGCTTGGGCGGCTACGCGATCGCGATGCACCTCAAGCTGGCCGGCGCGGACGCCGGCGGCTTGCCCGACTTCATGCAGTGGAGCGGCTTGACGGCGCTGCCGTGGTGGTGGGCGCCGTTTCGCAGCGGCACCGTCGCAATCGCCGCCGCGCTGGTGCTGCCGGGCTTGGCCGCGGCGCTGCTGGCGTTCCTGGTCTTCCGGCGGCGCATCAGCGGACCGTACTTCGCCATCATCACCCAAGCGCTGGTGCTGGCGACGACGACCTTCATCATCAGCCAGCAGCCCTACACGGGCGGCTTCAACGGGTTGACGAACTTCAGCGACGCGTTCGGGCACGCGCTGACGGATCCGTCGACCCAATTGGGGCTGTACTGGATCTCGCTGACGGTGCTGGTACTCACGTTCTTGGCGATGCGCTGGCTCAAGGGTTCGCAGTTCGGCAAGCTGCTGCTGGCGATGCGCGACGGCGAGAACCGGGTGCGCTTTCTCGGCTACGATCCGCTGCCGTTCAAGGTCATCGCCTTCGCGATCGCCGGCGTTCTGGCCGGGATCGCCGGCGCGCTGGTGACGCTCGATTTGGGCGTGGTCTCGCCGGCGATGTTCGGTGTCGTGCCCTCGATCGAGATGGTCATCTGGGTCGCGGTCGGCGGGCGCGACGCGCTGGTCGGCGCGATCCTGGGGACGCTGCTCGTCAACTTCGGCAAAGATTGGATCAGCAGCGCCTTCCCCGACCTGTGGCTGTACGTCGTCGGCGCGCTGTTCGTCGTCGTCGTGACCGTCATGCCGCAGGGCATCGCCGGCGTGCTGCGCGACTGGCGTCCGCGCGCGGCGCGCCGCCGCGTGTCGACGGCCGTCGTCGTCGAGGGCCCGTGA
- the urtB gene encoding urea ABC transporter permease subunit UrtB yields the protein MTESTLVAGQIFNGISVASILLLAALGLALSFGLMRVINMAHGEMLMMGGYVSYLAMSGLGKTVGFPVGLLGAFVVTALVGAFLEVTLIRRLYGRPLDTLLATWGVSLVLQQAARSIFGPVGVEVTAPDWLSGSLAVGGSALTGFAIPAVRVFIIVLAALVLGGVAYVFARTPAGLYVRAVHQNRAMAEALGTNTRLVDLAVFSLGTGIAGLAGAALALIAPVTPTVGQSYIVYAFLVVIVGGLGSLTGTLLAALLVGLFSALAQIFTSVSFADVLLLVAVIAFIQFRPRGIVTRSSRALEAEG from the coding sequence GTGACCGAATCGACACTCGTCGCCGGCCAAATCTTCAACGGGATCAGCGTCGCTTCGATCCTGCTGTTGGCGGCGCTCGGTCTCGCGCTCAGCTTCGGGCTGATGCGGGTGATCAACATGGCGCACGGCGAGATGTTGATGATGGGCGGCTACGTCAGCTACTTGGCGATGAGCGGGCTGGGCAAGACCGTCGGGTTTCCCGTCGGCTTGCTCGGCGCGTTCGTCGTCACCGCCCTGGTGGGCGCGTTCCTCGAGGTGACGTTGATCCGCCGCCTCTACGGTCGCCCGCTGGACACGCTGCTGGCCACGTGGGGCGTCAGCCTGGTGCTGCAGCAAGCGGCGCGCAGCATCTTCGGTCCGGTCGGGGTCGAGGTGACCGCGCCGGATTGGCTCTCGGGCTCGTTGGCCGTCGGCGGCAGCGCCTTGACGGGCTTCGCGATCCCGGCTGTGCGCGTGTTCATCATCGTGCTGGCCGCGCTCGTGCTGGGCGGGGTGGCGTACGTGTTCGCTCGCACGCCGGCCGGCCTGTACGTGCGCGCCGTGCACCAGAACCGGGCCATGGCCGAAGCGCTCGGGACCAACACGCGACTGGTGGACCTCGCGGTGTTCTCGCTGGGCACCGGGATCGCCGGTTTGGCCGGTGCGGCGCTGGCGCTGATCGCACCGGTCACGCCGACGGTCGGGCAGAGCTACATCGTCTATGCGTTCCTGGTCGTGATCGTGGGCGGCTTGGGAAGCTTGACCGGAACGTTGCTGGCCGCGCTGCTGGTCGGCTTGTTCTCGGCGCTGGCGCAGATCTTCACCAGCGTGAGCTTCGCCGACGTGCTGCTCCTGGTGGCGGTGATCGCCTTCATCCAGTTCCGGCCGCGCGGGATCGTCACGCGCAGCTCGCGCGCACTCGAGGCGGAGGGTTGA